The sequence ACCCAAAAATCTCAATGTTCTACGTCAGGTTCAGTCACGTTATAACAAAAGGGGATCCTGTCCTTCCATCATTTCATgaatatctcatgtctatctgacCATCCATCTAAGACAGGAAAAAGCTGTGAAGTGAGAAAAAGAATAAGATGAAAACAACTCCAATTTCTAccataaatacaaaaacaaactAAACCGACATAGAAAATTAACACCATTCGAAGACCTATGTATCTCTCCAACCCCCACTACACACACAATTTCAAAAATATACAGTCTTATTCTGGACAAATGGGCGGATGAACCCCCCCATTTTATAAAAGCTTGGGAGGAAGAACTATGCCAAAGCTTCACCCCGGCAAACTGGGACAAGGCGTTCTTTCAGACACACAAGACTTCGATCTCCACCAAAACACAggaaacaaattataaaattatgtcaAGGTGGTACTGGGTCCCAACTAAACTAGCTAAAATTTACCCGACATGTTCAAACGAATGTTGGAGATGCAGAGGAGCCCCAGGAACAATGCTACACATTTGGTGGCAATGCCCCATAATCCAACCTTTCTGGGAATCGGTTTGCAAAATAACCTCTGAACTGACAGGACACAACATACCCAATGACCCATCCAGACTACTACTCTCATTATCTAATATGTCAGGAAAGGACAACAAACATACATTAACAAACTTTCTCTTAATAGCTGCACGTACACTGATCCCCAGACTATGGAAAACAGACAGAAGACCTACCATCactttttcggctgatttctcgctctccaacttcaaaactttttcatttttacgtgtacagacctgtgtgagggcttattttgtgcgtaacaaattttactttcccgtgatgttatttattttaacatgccgtgtactgcgaagctgaaaaaaaattccaaatgtggaaaaattgaaaaaaaaccgcatgtgcgtcacgttcttgtgggctcagtttttacgactttcactcttcgctccaaataacacgcctactttattctttagttcggtgcgatcgcggtgataccaaatgtatataggttttattgtgttttaatacattttcaaaaattaaacgaatgtgtacaaaaaagaaaaaaaaaattttgccatcttctgacgctaataactttttcatactttggcgcacggagatgtgtgaggggtcattttttgcgaaatgaagcgacgttttcattgctaccattttgaggtctgtgcgacattttgatcattttttatttcattttttatgttatgtaaaaaggtgtaaaagtcgcatttctgacatttgggcgccatttcccgcctcggaggtcaccgccggccgtaaccgtttttatattttgatagatcgggcaatttgggacgcggcgatacctaatatgtctgtgatttttactgtttgttatgttttatatccgttctagggaaaggggtgtgatttgaatttttcatattttattaattttttttattttttaaacttttttttttctttttttttcactattttttagaccatctagggtacattaaccctagatggtcagatagctcctaccatatatggcatttttgcaggtcatacattacaatgagccactggctcattgtaatgaacctGCATAAAtcatgtagcctcgggtcaaaagaagacccgaggctaccatggtaaccgatcgccgccccccgatgacgttcgggggcgtggcgatcgaaaaaaagatggcggcgcccgcgcgccgccgtcttttaaacgccccaggcgactttgccggtggcgtTTAGAggattaatagccgcgatcggtgcaagcaccgaccgcggttattagcggtgggggttttgtgcaaaatgcaaatacccccacctctgtatgaagaggactcagcccgtgagccctcttcataaatcccttatacctctgcgccatagagctacggcgcagagcgttaaggggttaaggagatatTATACTTACAAAAAAATGGAAGAACTCAGAATAGAATACAAAGAAACTCAAGACAAATACTCAAATATCTGGTCCCCATGGATCACATTCATGGACTCCCCAAGATACCTTATCATAGCTGACTAAAAACAAAGTAATTATTCTACATACAGAAAAATAGACCTACGAAACAAACCAGAACACAAAATCCCCTTCCCTCTACCCTACCTGcacatcctcccctctcccccatcCCATTTTGGTTTATCTTACAAGAATGATAATTGTGATGAATCTTAATGTTTTACTGTTATCTCGAACAAATTATATTTACCTTTAAGATTAATCATATCTTCAGCAAGAAAGATATTCTTCTGTAAtccctttttttttacttgttattGTTACATTTTCTCAATAAAGCAAGATTGATAAATTAATACCATTAATAATAGAAATATTCTTACAGGATATAAATGTAGAACTGATACAGATTATTAGGTAATCTGCAGAGACGAAGACAACACGAGCGCTGCACATCTGTAGGTAAATAACAAAATTTTAACTGCAATTTTGCTGTGACATACAGTAGTGGAGGAGGGGAAGGTAACAAGCATGTCAGTGGGGGTagtctgctggtagatgtcctttaatgatagTAAAAACATTGATGTATCTTAGGTTGGATTTTCCTGTGGTgtttacaatggggcacatttactaagggtccgcagccacgaatccgtcgggtttttcccgaatatttcctctttgcactGTAGttcactggattgtggcgcacgcaatctatttttggcacaatcgcgccgactttcgcgcgacagaaatcgaagggcgtggccaccggacaacctgaaggattcggaaaaaccgcagaatttaaaaagccatttgtgttgcaagatcaagcactcacatacaccagaaaaaagcaggtgaactccagcggacctcggcgcagcagcgacacctggtgaatatcggcgcacggaccttagtgaatcccagcagaacccgaatcagcgtcggagaacccgccgctggatcgcgactggaccgggtaagtatgtatgccccaatgtgttttaaaaggacttacctgtcaccagatttttaacTAATAAGCCTGATAACAAGTTCCCATAGCACTTTACTAACTTGTGTCCACACAGTTTATAGCTAACAAAATCCATAGTTCCTATACCCACAAAATGAAGTTTAGAAGCCTACCTGGCACCATGCCTGAGGGAGCAGGATGTCCCAAGGGCTTGTGATATCCATGCACCGCAATGTGTCTCTTACCTCATGTCTGATCTTCCACCCTCCCTCCTGCAGTGCAACCCAAAGAAAGGAGGGACTCCAAaatgaaaaaatttcaaatgtattGGTACAAACTCAACACTAATGAGAGTGCATGATAAAACAgggtaaaattaaaaatataaataaaaccttCTTAGATTTATAAAACAgggtaaaattaaaaatataaataaaacctttttagaaggatttatttatatttttaattttacccTGTTTTATCATGCACTCTCATTAGTGTTGAGTTTGTACCAATAAATTTGAAATTTTGTCATTTTGGAGTTGAGTCAATATATGCTCCTATAGTGGTGGTCAGCGACCGTGTAGTCTAGCCTTTTTTATCCCTATTTGAGTGATGATGGAGAGTCAGGAATGCAAACTGAGTCAAAAGGTGTTGGTGCCCACCGGTGTTCTCACCGCTACACCGGTGGGCCCGTCTGACCCTGCAGATCTGCATTGTATTGCACTGGTTTGAATATAATTATTCTTTTGCATTACTTGATTACTTGGCATAGTTGTTTGTTTGAGCTAATCTTGAGCAGATTTCACAAATGGTAGAAGGACACACATCTTCCATTTATTTAGTGGGCCACACATCCCCCTATTAGGTAGGCCGTTATTGGAGTATTAAAGCCAAATGTTGCACTGTGATGATAGGGAATTGATGGtatgtttcttttcttttcttcagGTTACAATCAGGATGGTTTCACTAAATGATAACCGGACCTCACCCAACACAACTGAATATTtgatttactactggctgtaggTTACTGTTCTACATTGTGTTACTTAGccattgttaaaggacatctaccaccaggatgaaggattgttaaccaagcacacttccatagtggtgtgtgtcccctctgccaggatctgctcttcttttaacttttgATGCCTCTATTTTTACAGTAcatagcttttaaaattatgcaaatgagcccaagaggcttcgggctccataggtgttaatggagcatggagcccctaaggttcatttgcatagtttttcaagcttttttttttcttaaaaacaagatcaTAGGAAGCCTAaaaggagcagatcctgccagagggggcacacagccgtatgtcagtttgcttgctttacaatccttcgtGGTAGATGTGATTTAATGTCTACACTTCGTAACCTACAGTAATaatctcataataataataataacaataatctctTATCTAAGTGGAATATAAAAGGGATGTTGAGAGTTTTTTGCCTTTATTCCAATGTTTTTGCTGTTTGATATCAAAGGGAAACAAAGAAGTTTGCAACAAATTGTAGAAATGTTCAAGCAAGAACTTGTAGATGTGTCCACTCTAAGCCATTTGGTTAATGCACAGTAGATGGGATACATGTTTGATCGTGAATAATACAATCTAgtattgtttttaaaggggtcaAGCTAACATTTGTACTGTAACCTTTTTATTGTTCAGTTTTGACCTTTATAGTTATAAATATTTCATAGAAGTAAGAGAGGaccttgaaaaatgtaaaaaaattcagAAGGGAATGAGAATGCACCCATGAGTCCTCTGGTTTAGGACAAGTTTGGATGTTGGAAtgacctagatcagtggtggcgaacctatggcacaggtgccagaggcggcactcagagccctttctgtgggcacccgggccattgccccagcacaacagacaggactcaaagaatcttctacAGTTCCAAGTaatttaaaagatgctgctttcagtcatattttgatacttacttcgctacttggggcTGTagtaagagggagaatgagtagatagGGCCGaattacctttggaggacctcctgctgggtACGGAGGAACACTCTAGAGAagctaaaataatgcaaattttccatctttctttctactgtgtgtcctcaggaggccaatatgattgaaagttgttgcagaacatggagcaataagttgctgctttaattttggttggcacctcgtgataaataaggtagttttgggttgcagtttgggcagtcggctgctaaaaggttcaccatcactgacctagaacgACAAGGAGGCTTAATTCACTTAGTTTCCACCTCTTCTTCATAAAAACCCTTGCGTACAACATGGTTCTGAAACTAAAAATTCTTAATGAGCTTTACATTTCTCCTATCTTGTCTTCTTAGGTCATCTCATGAGCTTAAAATTTTACAGAAGATCTCAATAATATTATACAGCATCATTTTCATTCTCGGGATTATTGGAAATGGATTAGTCATCTGGATTGCCAGATTCAGGATGAAGAAGACAATCAGTGTCATGTGGTTCCTCCACTTGGCCATCGCGGACCTCCTGTGCTGCGCTTCTATCCCTATGCGCATTGCTGAGTGGTCTTTCAGTGGTATATGCTCAGTGTCATCAGGTATTTACTGCTTGATGAATAATATTCTGTTTTATTTGAACCTGAgcgtcagtgtcctcctcctgacgGCCATGAGTGTTGATCGCTGGGTATCGGTCATGTGGCCATTTTGGGCTAAAGATCATAGGACACTTAAACTAGTGAGAATCACTGCAGGAATTATCTGGGGGCTGAGTTTTATTTGGACTGGaatattgtttttctattttcaCTTCCTTCATAATGTAAAGAAGAGCTATGTTCAAGACCTGATCGTTGACCTGATCAGCTTAGTTCTAATGTTTGTGATCCCTTTTCTCATCATCTTCACCAGTTATGTCACAATTTATCTCAAACCTAGAAAAAGTAGTAGACTCCAGAGATCTCAGAGACCCTACAGGATCATCACCGCTGTCATATTGTGTTTCTTCATCTGTTGGGCTCCGTATTACATCTGGGCGCTAACAAGTCAGTTCCAATATGATACAACAGATATTGTAATTAAATGCCTGGCTTATCTTAACAGTTGCATCAACCCAATTATTTATGTTATTATGGGCCAGGATTTTAGACACAGTTTCCTGAGATCAATCCCCTTCAGGGTAGAGAAAGCTTTAAGTGAACCTCCTGATGACCTTGGGAGAGAACAAGAGGATCCCGATCGTACTCCAGCTACTGATGTTTAGCCCCTTCATCATGACAACATGGTGGGGAACTGGCCCTTGTGTCTGCAGCCTGAAAATTCACATGGTGAGGTATTGTGTACATTCGTGGGTTTATATTGtcacactgatgacatcacagtgatATATAGGGAGCTTGGACATATATATGGGAGACACATAAGTATCTTTTCTATATGTCTGTATTTATAGGGCAGGATAGGAAGGATAGATTCTTACCAGGGAACACTGTTATCATTGACAATTATTGACaaaaagtgtatattttattaattaataatacACAGAAAATTACAAACATATGATCACCATGATTAAAAACCAACCCATAAAAACAATCCCTGGTGGACAAAAAGGTGCATAGCCATTCCTGAAGTAGTGTTATCACAGTACAGGTGAATAAATAGCCTGGAGGGCACTGGATATAATATTAATAAAGCAAGTTCAGATGAATAAGTTAACGACACGTAATATCGGTCACATCAAATAGTACTAATGAACCTCCATAAAATATGGTTTAATTTCAATACTAGTGCCCCTAATATATCACTAGCTATATAGATTGTACTCTAAATCCTGGTAGGTAAGCGCCTAACAATAGCAGACATACAAgtatataaagtgcatagtgcaaagaAATTCATGTATACCGACCAGGTTGCATCATGCTCAGGAGAGATGGCGATGGACCACagaaccccgacgcgcgtttcgccgtcgcttctctGCTGGCTAGtacagcaggaagaagaaagaagaggagccgccaggagccggagggtatg comes from Engystomops pustulosus chromosome 6, aEngPut4.maternal, whole genome shotgun sequence and encodes:
- the LOC140065212 gene encoding C3a anaphylatoxin chemotactic receptor-like, producing the protein MQKDAQRKCLRMLVCLLKKSLGIDIDNGWKQVTIRMVSLNDNRTSPNTTEYLIYYWLSSHELKILQKISIILYSIIFILGIIGNGLVIWIARFRMKKTISVMWFLHLAIADLLCCASIPMRIAEWSFSGICSVSSGIYCLMNNILFYLNLSVSVLLLTAMSVDRWVSVMWPFWAKDHRTLKLVRITAGIIWGLSFIWTGILFFYFHFLHNVKKSYVQDLIVDLISLVLMFVIPFLIIFTSYVTIYLKPRKSSRLQRSQRPYRIITAVILCFFICWAPYYIWALTSQFQYDTTDIVIKCLAYLNSCINPIIYVIMGQDFRHSFLRSIPFRVEKALSEPPDDLGREQEDPDRTPATDV